One Candidatus Niyogibacteria bacterium genomic region harbors:
- a CDS encoding serine hydroxymethyltransferase, which translates to MIDQKMRGLIKAEEKRQQGVINLIASENFASKEVREASGSVLTNKYSEGYPGRRYYAGNEIIDKVERLAQERALKLFKLNPARWGVNVQALSGVPANFLVYSALIEPGQKIAGQALDQGGHLSHGSKVSLTSKFWHWVHYTVDRKTEILDYKKLASRMKREKPRMIVAGYSAYSQKLDFKKFRKIADSVGALLMVDMAHFAGLVAGGVYPSPFPYADIITTTTHKTLRGPRGALIFARKIQHPTSNFQLSELIDKAVFPGGQGGPHDHQTAAIAVALREAMQPPFKKYARQIVKNAKVLADELKKKGWRIVSGGTDNHLFLVDVWSQGLAGKDAESILESAGIIINRNGIPYDSRSPFNPSGIRIGTPAVTTRGMKEKEMVIIAGWIDGLLKSEISPLSVKKEVARFVKKFPIKQ; encoded by the coding sequence ATGATAGACCAAAAAATGCGCGGACTGATTAAAGCCGAAGAAAAGCGGCAGCAAGGCGTTATCAACCTGATTGCTTCTGAAAATTTTGCATCAAAAGAGGTTCGGGAGGCGAGCGGTTCGGTTTTGACTAATAAATATTCAGAAGGTTATCCGGGGAGGCGTTATTACGCCGGAAACGAAATTATTGATAAAGTTGAGCGGCTGGCACAGGAGCGCGCGCTGAAACTTTTTAAATTAAATCCGGCGCGTTGGGGCGTGAATGTTCAGGCGCTTTCCGGAGTTCCGGCAAATTTTCTTGTTTACTCGGCTTTGATTGAACCGGGACAAAAAATCGCGGGACAGGCCTTGGATCAGGGCGGGCACTTGTCTCACGGTTCAAAGGTTAGTTTAACCAGCAAGTTTTGGCACTGGGTTCATTATACGGTTGACAGGAAAACAGAAATTCTGGACTATAAAAAACTTGCAAGCCGGATGAAAAGAGAAAAGCCCAGGATGATTGTTGCCGGATATTCGGCTTATTCACAAAAATTGGATTTTAAAAAATTCAGAAAAATTGCCGATTCAGTCGGCGCGCTTTTGATGGTTGATATGGCGCATTTCGCGGGTTTGGTTGCGGGCGGAGTTTATCCTTCGCCGTTTCCTTACGCCGACATTATTACAACCACGACCCACAAAACTTTAAGAGGCCCCAGAGGCGCCTTAATTTTCGCACGAAAAATCCAACATCCAACATCCAACTTCCAACTTTCAGAGTTGATCGATAAAGCCGTATTTCCGGGGGGACAAGGCGGGCCCCATGATCATCAAACCGCCGCGATTGCCGTCGCTTTACGCGAAGCGATGCAACCCCCGTTTAAAAAATACGCTCGCCAAATCGTAAAAAACGCGAAAGTTCTTGCCGATGAATTAAAAAAGAAGGGCTGGCGAATTGTCTCGGGCGGAACAGACAATCATTTATTTTTAGTTGATGTCTGGTCGCAAGGTCTTGCCGGAAAAGACGCCGAGAGTATTCTGGAATCAGCCGGAATTATAATCAACCGAAACGGTATTCCGTATGACAGCCGTTCTCCTTTTAATCCGTCGGGGATTCGTATTGGAACTCCGGCCGTGACCACGAGGGGAATGAAAGAAAAAGAGATGGTGATTATCGCCGGGTGGATTGACGGGCTTTTAAAAAGTGAAATAAGCCCCTTGAGCGTTAAAAAAGAAGTCGCGCGCTTCGTAAAGAAATTTCCGATTAAACAATGA
- a CDS encoding bifunctional 5,10-methylenetetrahydrofolate dehydrogenase/5,10-methenyltetrahydrofolate cyclohydrolase: protein MIIDGKNLAEEIKEELKKEISAAGKKLKLAVIYIGENPASASFIKRKQAYGAEIGIEVEIKKPKEEIWKSRAGLRDYLSKITHDKKNNGVIIQLPLPEEIKSRTQYLLDAIPADKDVDVLSSEAVGKFASARFSITPPVVGAIKHIFEKNKIELAGKNIVIVGEGVLVGKPVALWFLSRRLPFTILTTKSPNFSEVMAGADIVISGAGKSGLIKKGMVKNGVVAIDAGTSSESGQLKGDFDPVVSEKASLFTPVPGGIGPLTVAMLFKNFIVLSQKTKHRVSGKH from the coding sequence ATGATTATTGACGGAAAAAATCTTGCCGAAGAAATTAAGGAAGAATTAAAAAAAGAAATCTCGGCAGCCGGAAAAAAACTTAAGCTCGCCGTAATTTACATCGGTGAAAATCCGGCATCAGCCAGTTTTATTAAGCGAAAGCAGGCATACGGCGCGGAAATAGGCATTGAAGTTGAAATAAAAAAACCGAAAGAAGAAATATGGAAATCGCGGGCGGGATTAAGGGATTATCTCTCAAAAATAACGCACGATAAAAAAAATAACGGAGTCATAATCCAATTGCCGCTTCCAGAAGAAATAAAATCAAGAACTCAATATCTGCTGGACGCCATTCCCGCGGATAAAGATGTTGATGTTTTGTCATCGGAAGCCGTCGGTAAGTTCGCAAGCGCCCGCTTTTCCATAACTCCTCCGGTTGTGGGGGCGATTAAACATATTTTTGAAAAAAATAAAATTGAACTCGCGGGTAAAAATATAGTTATTGTGGGCGAGGGCGTTTTGGTGGGCAAGCCCGTTGCTTTGTGGTTTTTAAGCCGGCGTTTGCCGTTCACCATCTTAACCACCAAGTCGCCAAATTTTTCAGAAGTTATGGCTGGCGCCGATATTGTTATTTCGGGAGCGGGCAAATCCGGATTGATTAAAAAAGGCATGGTAAAAAACGGCGTTGTTGCCATTGATGCCGGTACCTCATCCGAGTCCGGCCAACTGAAAGGAGATTTTGATCCGGTGGTTTCCGAGAAGGCGTCTTTGTTTACTCCCGTTCCCGGCGGCATCGGCCCCTTAACGGTCGCGATGCTTTTTAAAAACTTTATTGTTTTGTCGCAAAAAACCAAACACCGAGTGTCTGGTAAACATTGA
- a CDS encoding phosphatase PAP2 family protein — protein sequence MDTAVLSYLNSFAGRWQFFDTAVIFKAEYLGWWMLAGVGAFLAVSAYLKRGELKARHMVFVAVVSGLLSRFVVTEIIRFFYDRPRPFDLSAEALAKAGVLDVYKLIAHNGGGSFPSGHAAFFFAVAAGVFIYYKKWGILFYLFALAMGLSRVIAGIHWPSDILGGAIIGIASAYLTTYVVSKYQKRSDI from the coding sequence ATGGATACGGCTGTTTTAAGTTATTTAAATAGTTTTGCGGGGCGATGGCAGTTTTTTGACACAGCCGTAATTTTCAAGGCCGAATATCTCGGCTGGTGGATGCTTGCGGGAGTCGGTGCGTTTTTGGCGGTCTCCGCCTATCTAAAAAGAGGGGAATTAAAGGCAAGGCACATGGTTTTTGTGGCCGTTGTCTCGGGCCTTCTGTCGCGGTTTGTGGTTACGGAGATCATCAGATTTTTTTACGACAGACCGCGCCCGTTTGACTTGTCCGCCGAAGCCTTGGCGAAGGCGGGAGTTTTGGATGTTTATAAACTAATAGCGCATAACGGCGGAGGGTCATTTCCTTCGGGTCATGCGGCTTTTTTCTTTGCTGTGGCAGCCGGAGTTTTTATCTATTACAAAAAGTGGGGAATTTTATTTTATTTGTTTGCTTTAGCCATGGGGCTAAGCCGAGTTATCGCGGGTATCCATTGGCCGTCAGACATCTTGGGGGGCGCTATTATAGGCATTGCCTCGGCGTATTTAACGACTTACGTCGTATCAAAATATCAAAAACGCTCCGATATCTAA
- a CDS encoding acyl-CoA dehydrogenase family protein, whose product MDFELTAEQKMIQDMAKGFAVTHFAPIVEEYEAQEKCPTHLFQKTADCGFLGINVPQKFGGMGLDSVSQMLIVKELSKVWAGGTLSLIIVPNSLVAYSLAKYGTAEQIEKYLKPLIRGEKHGCFGLTEPNYGSHASGVKTKAHPPDISVFGSAYRINGEKTFITNVTFADFILVLARTHLADKDRPEYDGLTAFIVDIGATCVTKEIKKIGLHSAPFGSIHFKDTFVSEENILSKEGRGFKIFMDTLISGRIFIAAQAWGVAEAAFEDALAYTKERRTFGKLLIDHQVVSHTLADMAMAVKEAEFWTLYAASLKDSGAPDFRKWASAAKTRATESALFCADKNVLIHGGMGYTREALAGRLWQEAKAFEIYEGANPIQKEIIARELKK is encoded by the coding sequence ATGGATTTTGAACTGACTGCCGAGCAAAAAATGATTCAAGATATGGCGAAAGGTTTTGCCGTCACTCATTTCGCGCCCATTGTTGAAGAATATGAGGCGCAAGAAAAATGCCCCACACATCTTTTTCAGAAAACGGCCGATTGTGGATTTTTGGGCATAAATGTTCCCCAGAAGTTTGGTGGAATGGGCTTGGATTCCGTCTCTCAAATGCTTATTGTCAAGGAGTTGTCCAAGGTCTGGGCCGGGGGCACTTTGAGTTTGATCATTGTCCCGAATTCCTTGGTAGCCTATTCTCTGGCAAAATACGGTACGGCCGAGCAAATTGAAAAATACCTGAAGCCGCTAATTAGGGGCGAGAAGCATGGGTGTTTTGGCTTGACCGAGCCGAATTATGGTTCGCATGCCTCGGGCGTGAAAACCAAAGCACACCCCCCCGACATAAGTGTGTTCGGAAGCGCATATAGAATAAATGGCGAGAAAACCTTTATTACCAATGTTACTTTTGCCGATTTTATCCTGGTTCTGGCACGAACCCATTTGGCAGACAAAGACCGGCCGGAATACGACGGTTTGACTGCTTTCATTGTAGATATAGGTGCGACTTGCGTTACCAAAGAGATAAAAAAAATAGGACTTCACTCCGCTCCTTTCGGTTCAATTCATTTTAAAGATACGTTTGTTTCGGAGGAAAATATTTTAAGCAAAGAAGGACGAGGTTTTAAAATTTTTATGGATACCCTGATTTCGGGTCGGATTTTTATTGCCGCCCAAGCGTGGGGAGTTGCTGAAGCCGCGTTTGAAGACGCGTTGGCCTATACCAAAGAGAGGAGGACTTTCGGAAAACTTTTGATTGACCATCAGGTGGTTAGCCACACTCTTGCCGATATGGCCATGGCGGTCAAAGAAGCCGAGTTCTGGACGCTTTACGCCGCTTCGCTTAAGGACTCCGGCGCGCCCGATTTTCGTAAATGGGCTTCGGCCGCGAAGACAAGGGCTACTGAAAGCGCGCTTTTTTGCGCCGATAAAAATGTTTTAATTCACGGCGGCATGGGTTACACCCGCGAAGCTCTTGCGGGACGCCTTTGGCAGGAAGCTAAAGCATTTGAAATTTATGAGGGCGCAAATCCCATTCAAAAAGAAATTATTGCCAGAGAACTGAAAAAGTAA
- a CDS encoding class I SAM-dependent methyltransferase: MNIPDQKFYDKVAKKFGGYKSEAIHKSHFPNGNPEEIFLEQLIKYGHKDKTALDIGCADGRFTLKIAEKFHKTFGIDISSEMLAKAKQFQEEQKVSNVTFQKAEAEKLPFKDKYFDLIYSRRGPTPYQEIHRVLKKSGCFIEIGIGEKDAKELKEVFGRGQNFGGWDKSVLASKKTELETLGFKEIFAKEFFYSEYYSDIDNFSLWLESVPIFKDFDPTKDGKFLSEYVEKMKTQEGIELKRHRVVIVAHKI, translated from the coding sequence ATGAATATTCCTGACCAAAAGTTTTATGATAAAGTTGCTAAAAAATTCGGCGGCTATAAGTCCGAAGCAATTCACAAAAGCCATTTTCCCAATGGGAATCCAGAAGAAATTTTTCTTGAGCAACTTATTAAGTATGGCCACAAAGATAAGACCGCTCTTGATATTGGTTGTGCCGACGGAAGATTTACGCTTAAAATAGCAGAAAAATTTCATAAAACTTTTGGAATTGATATATCTTCTGAAATGCTCGCTAAGGCCAAGCAGTTTCAAGAAGAACAGAAAGTTTCTAATGTTACTTTTCAAAAAGCCGAGGCAGAAAAACTTCCATTTAAAGACAAATATTTTGATTTGATTTACAGTCGTAGAGGCCCAACTCCTTATCAAGAAATTCATCGAGTTTTGAAAAAGAGTGGTTGTTTTATAGAAATTGGTATCGGCGAGAAAGACGCAAAGGAATTGAAGGAGGTTTTTGGTCGGGGCCAAAATTTTGGCGGCTGGGATAAATCCGTCCTTGCATCGAAAAAGACGGAGCTTGAAACACTTGGCTTTAAGGAGATTTTCGCAAAAGAATTTTTTTACTCCGAATATTATTCGGATATTGATAATTTCAGCCTTTGGCTTGAAAGTGTGCCTATTTTTAAGGATTTTGACCCAACTAAAGACGGGAAATTTTTGTCCGAGTATGTTGAAAAAATGAAAACGCAAGAAGGTATTGAGTTGAAACGCCATAGAGTTGTCATTGTTGCTCATAAAATCTAA